The Streptococcus mitis region CTGACCATTGATATAGAAGGCATCAGCTGTCGCATCCGTCGGTAGAGATGACAAAGTCGTCTCCGTGTACATATTTTCCAAAGTCAGAGAGATACTGCTAGTAGCAGGAACCATCTCTTTTTCTTTTTTCTTTCCCCAATATTTGATAATAGCAATATTTGCGTAGGAACGTACTGTTACAGGCTCTCTATCCATGTCTGAACAGCTCCTTTCTCTTCTAATCTTTCTGCTAGTTTTTGAGCTTGAGTCAAATTGGTTGCCAAGGCTATGATACAGCCTCCTAGCCCACCACCGCTCATCTTGGCACCCAGAGCACCTTGGCTAAGAGCCGTTTCAACCAAAGAGTCTGCCTCAGGGCTACTGACACCAATTTCTTTTAGATGTAAATGCGCTTGACTGAGGATTTGTCCCAGTCCTTCAGCATCTTTTTGTGAAATCGCTTCTTCTGCTTGCTGGGTCAATTCTCCCAATGCATGCAAAAACGGTAGGGCATCCTTGCCCTTGCTTTGAACCACTTGGATGGCTTCACGAGTATGACCATAAACGCCCGTATCTGCAATGACCAAATAGGCGGATAAGTTCATCTCAAGCTCTGTAAATCCTACATTCTTAATAAAGCGAATAGGCTGGTCACTGAGACAGGTCTTGGCATCCAAACCACTTGGATTCATATGGGCAATCATCTCCGCCCGATTGACCAAGATTTCTAATACATCATGAGGCAGTTCTGCCTCATAGTAGTCAAAAACCGCACGAATAGCCGCTATGCTGATAGCAGCTGACGAACCCATTCCCCGCTTCTCAGGGATAGCCGAATCAATCTCACAACGAATGCAGGCTTCTTTGATATTCAAATACTCCAGAGAAGCATAAACTGCCATGGACAAGGTATCCTCCTCATAGAGGCGCCAAGGACTTTCTGCAGGAACTACTTTACAAGTCACCTCCACCTCCAAAAGAGGCAAGGAAATAGCAGGATAGCCGTAAACGACCGCATGCTCCCCTAT contains the following coding sequences:
- the mvk gene encoding mevalonate kinase codes for the protein MTKKVGVGQAHSKIILIGEHAVVYGYPAISLPLLEVEVTCKVVPAESPWRLYEEDTLSMAVYASLEYLNIKEACIRCEIDSAIPEKRGMGSSAAISIAAIRAVFDYYEAELPHDVLEILVNRAEMIAHMNPSGLDAKTCLSDQPIRFIKNVGFTELEMNLSAYLVIADTGVYGHTREAIQVVQSKGKDALPFLHALGELTQQAEEAISQKDAEGLGQILSQAHLHLKEIGVSSPEADSLVETALSQGALGAKMSGGGLGGCIIALATNLTQAQKLAERLEEKGAVQTWIESL